One genomic window of Bactrocera dorsalis isolate Fly_Bdor chromosome 4, ASM2337382v1, whole genome shotgun sequence includes the following:
- the LOC105224233 gene encoding plasminogen receptor (KT) has product MGSSSSRNAASNFPSHDDPAYRKCQELKMERWIQLHYQIKEREMATYIAGKRELFYWLSAFYMTSSIGCWQYYQHIRRKAALLPMVPLTFVMAYYADLAYGSKVHRIQAEANMILEHENELLHWPGGLPTVSSLDEARVENEIEKKLHPHPS; this is encoded by the exons ATGGGTTCGTCGTCGTCGCGCAATGCTGCGTCCAACTTTCCCTCGCACGATGATCCAGCGTACCGGAAGTGTCAGGAGTTGAAA aTGGAACGTTGGATACAATTGCATTATCAGATAAAAGAGCGCGAAATGGCAACTTATATTGCTGGCAAACGTGAGCTCTTCTATTGGTTAAGCGCCTTCTATATGACCTCGAGCATTGGTTGCTGGCAATATTATCAGCACATTCGTCGAAAAGCCGCGTTGCTACCAATGGTTCCCTTGACCTTTGTTATGGCTTATTATGCCGATTTAGCTTACGGCAGCAAAGTACATCGCATTCAAG CTGAAGCCAATATGATATTAGAGCACGAGAACGAGCTGCTGCACTGGCCTGGCGGCTTGCCAACTGTATCATCGCTGGATGAGGCACGTGTcgaaaatgaaatcgaaaagaAATTACATCCACATCCTTCATAG
- the LOC105224234 gene encoding ubiquitin carboxyl-terminal hydrolase 7 — translation MEIEPDQSIEAMDTQEVEIITSDLQHQQQQQLNKLHLPAEQLPNENGNGPPQQLLADNTSPYANEQEMTSVDDPKDDQFRSEATFSYTVDNITQIKQQHLSPPVYVRMLPWKIMVIPNDRALGFFLQCNGENESPTWSCNAIAELRLKCHKPDAPPFTRARIKHLFYSKENDYGYSNFITWSELQEPEKCYIHNGAITLEVHVVADAPHGVLWDSKKHTGYVGLKNQGATCYMNSLLQTLYFTNQLRRAVYKIPTEADDSTKSVGLSLQRVFHDLQFGDRPVGTKKLTKSFGWETLDSFMQHDVQEFLRVLLDKLESKMKGTCLEGTIPGLFEGKMSSYIKCKNVDYNSTRYETFYDIQLNIKDKNNIYDSFKDYIASETLEGDNKYDAGVHGLQEASKGVIFTAFPPVLHLHLMRFQYDPITDSSIKYNDRFEFYDRINLDEYLAEKEKTPAEYVLHAVLVHSGDNHGGHYVVFINPKADGKWFKFDDDVVSSCRRVEAIEQNYGGNDDEISFHAKCSNAYMLVYIRKSELERVLSDIPENEIPSELVERLELEKRIEMARRKERSEANLYVSIHVILEEYFEAQQKRRLFDLDKVHQRLFKLKQTQTVEEMMDAFVKSFGVPKDRMRLWILFATQSQKFLYFDFQREGLSPIEQVASAQKPWVIFIELASPLVPGRPLPPFNPKQEVLLFFKYYDACNKRLNYIGCSQQPRSRRLSEIITEVNAHLGFEPDTELTVFDECHDKKITNINEPLENVLYLHPDNLQGNILIFEKEHIDIKLDLPTVEDYFLDLVYRVEITFCDKCNPNEPEIVLELSNRYNYDQMAKAVAERLNTDPNKLQFFMCVSSYKETPGNAVPYTFKGTVKDLVAYCKQSATKKLFYQRLSLSIHELDNKKQFKCIWVSNDLKEEKELVLYPNKNENVKGLLDEAAKKIQFAENSRKKLRLLKVANHKIATIYKEDMPLEALQKTNETLTAQSAQKTFRIEEVPAEDMQLAENEILVPVAHYSKEIYNSFGVPFLIKAKHNEPYGALKQRIQKRLNVPDKEWENFKFAVISMGHPNEVNDNTPVDMEIYRTWSNAHLPYFGLDHINKSRKRTSLNFSEKAIKIYN, via the exons ATGGAAATCGAGCCCGACCAATCGATAGAGGCAATGGACACACAAGAGGTCGAAATAATCACAAGCGACCTGCAacatcagcaacagcaacaattaaaTAAGCTGCATTTGCCAGCAGAACAGCTGCCCAACGAGAACGGCAACGGTCCGCCGCAGCAATTACTAGCCGACAACACTTCGCCATACGCCAACGAACAGGAGATGACGTCCGTCGACGATCCCAAGGACGATCAGTTTCGTTCTGAAGCTACATTTTCATATACGGTGGACAATATAACGCAAATTAAGCAACAACATCTCTCACCACCCgtatatgtacgcatgttgccATGGAAAATTATGGTAATTCCAAATGATCGAGCGTTAGGTTTCTTCCTTCAATGTAATGGCGAAAACGAATCACCTACATGGTCGTGTAACGCCATCGCTGAATTACGACTGAAATGTCACAAACCAGATGCACCACCATTTACTCGTGCGCGTATAAAGCATCTTTTTTACTCCAAAGAGAACGACTACggttattcaaattttattacgTGGTCAGAATTACAGGAGCCCGAAAAGTGTTACATACACAATGGCGCTATCACATTGGAGGTGCACGTTGTGGCAGATGCACCGCACGGTGTGCTTTGGGATTCGAAAAAACATACTGGTTATGTGGGACTTAAAAATCAAGGAGCAACATGTTATATGAATTCATTGCTGCAAACACTCTATTTTACTAATCAATTGCGACGTGCTGTTTACAAAATACCGACAGAGGCCGATGATAGTACCAAGTCGGTCGGATTATCATTACAACGCGTTTTTCATGATTTACAATTCGGCGACCGCCCAGTAGGAACAAAAAAGCTTACCAAGTCATTCGGTTGGGAAACACTTGACTCGTTTATGCAACATGATGTACAGGAATTTTTACGAGTTCTACTCGATAAATTAGAATCAAAAATGAAGGGTACATGTTTAGAAGGCACCATACCGGGTTTGTTTGAGGGTAAAATGTCTTCGTATATAAAATGCAAGAATGTTGATTATAACAGTACACGTTACGAAACCTTCTACGATATACAGTTGAACATAAAGGATAAAAACAATATCTACGATTCTTTCAAGGATTATATAGCATCTGAGACACTTGAGGGTGATAATAAGTACGATGCGGGTGTGCATGGCCTCCAG GAGGCAAGCAAGGGAGTTATCTTCACGGCTTTTCCGCCCgtgttgcatttgcatttaatgCGATTCCAATATGATCCCATAACAGATAGTTCCATCAAATATAACGATCGTTTCGAGTTTTACGATCGCATAAACTTAGACGAATATTTAGCTGAGAAAGAGAAGACACCTGCCGAGTATGTTTTGCATGCAGTGCTTGTACATTCGGGTGACAACCATGGCGGCCACTATGTGGTATTCATCAATCCGAAAGCGGACGGAAAATGGTTCAAATTCGATGATGATGTCGTCTCCAGTTGTCGTCGGGTCGAAGCCATTGAACAGAATTACGGTGGAAACGATGATGAAATCTCGTTCCATGCAAAATGCAGCAACGCTTATATGTTAGTCTACATACGTAAATCCGAATTGGAACGCGTTCTCAGCGATATACCCGAAAATGAAATACCCAGTGAATTAGTGGAACGTTTGGAATTGGAGAAACGTATTGAAATGGCACGTCGTAAGGAGCGCAGCGAGGCAAACTTATATGTATCCATACATGTTATCCTAGAAGAATACTTTGAGGCGCAACAAAAGCGGCGACTCTTTGATTTGGATAAAGTGCATCAACGTCTATTCAAGttaaaacaaacacaaactGTCGAAGAGATGATGGACGCATTTGTGAAGTCATTTGGCGTGCCCAAAGATCGTATGCGCCTCTGGATTTTGTTTGCGACACAATCGCAAAAGTTTCTGTACTTTGATTTCCAACGAGAGGGATTGAGTCCAATTGAGCAAGTCGCTTCTGCACAGAAACCATGGGTGATCTTCATAGAGTTGGCGTCACCGCTTGTACCTGGCCGCCCGTTGCCACCGTTCAATCCCAAACAAGAAGTGCTGCTTTTCTTTAAGTATTATGATGCATGTAATAAGCGTTTAAATTATATTGGCTGCTCACAACAGCCACGTAGTCGACGTTTGAGCGAAATTATCACGGAGGTGAACGCGCACTTGGGCTTTGAGCCAGACACCGAATTAACGGTATTCGATGAATGTCACGACAAAAAAATTACCAATATCAATGAACCACTAGAGAATGTGCTTTACCTGCATCCGGACAATCTGCAGGGCAATATAttaatattcgaaaaggaaCATATTGACATCAAACTAGATTTGCCTACCGTCGAAGATTATTTCTTGGATTTGGTGTACAGAGTGGAAATCACGTTCTGTGATAAATGCAATCCCAATGAACCGGAAATCGTGCTTGAGCTTTCCAACCGTTACAATTACGATCAAATGGCAAAAGCGGTCGCAGAGCGACTCAATACCGATCCAAACAAATTGCAGTTCTTTATGTGTGTCAGTAGTTACAAAGAGACACCCGGCAATGCCGTTCCATACACCTTCAAG GGAACTGTTAAGGATCTAGTCGCATACTGCAAGCAGAGCGCAACCAAAAAGCTCTTCTATCAAAGACTGTCTCTCAGCATCCACGAACTCGACAATAAGAAACAATTCAAATGCATTTGGGTCTCAAATGATCTTAAGGAGGAAAAAGAGCTAGTACTGTATCCCAATAAGAATGAGAATGTCAAAGGTCTATTGGACGAGGCTGCCAAAAAGATACAATTCGCTGAAAATAGTCGCAAGAAATTGCGATTACTTAAAGTGGCCAATCACAAAATCGCCACCATATACAAAGAAGATATGCCGCTGGAAGCGCTACAAAAGACCAACGAAACGCTGACGGCACAAAGTGCGCAGAAGACTTTCCGCATTGAGGAAGTGCCTGCCGAAGATATGCAATTGGCCGAGAATGAGATACTCGTACCCGTGGCACATTACAGCAAAGAGATATACAATTCCTTTGGTGTGCCATTCTTGATCAAAGCGAAACATAACGAACCATATGGTGCGCTAAAACAACGCATACAAAAGCGTCTGAATGTCCCCGATAAAGAGTGGGAGAATTTCAAGTTTGCCGTCATCTCAATGGGGCATCCGAACGAGGTTAACGACAATACACCGGTCGATATGGAGATCTATCGCACTTGGTCTAATGCACATTTGCCTTACTTTGGACTAGATCACATAAATAAATCCAGAAAGCGAACATCCTTAAATTTCTCCGAGAAAGCGATTAAGATTTACAATTAA
- the LOC105224235 gene encoding pleiotropic regulator 1 produces MEEVQRHSVHTLIFRSLKRTHDMFVSNQSALPEIDEKLLNIRKSIKAKDTYGLVFDRVSKVAEAKKLAASAPGGALEGPERPLAITDGSLAGEHNNALVATTDKTATGGMEHVNGNTSLVAASGARTGTTGSNVQLIPKKAPTIPKPTWHAPWKLSRVISGHLGWVRCIAVEPGNEWFATGAGDRVIKIWDLASGKLKLSLTGHVSTVRGLAVSAKHPYLFSCGEDRQVKCWDLEYNKVIRHYHGHLSAVYSMALHPTIDVLATCGRDSTARIWDMRTKANIHTLTGHTNTVASVVAQATNPQIITGSHDSTVRLWDLAAGKSVCTLTNHKKSVRSIVLHPTLYMFASASPDNIKQWRCPEGNFVQNISGHNAIVNCMAVNADGVLVSGGDNGTMFFWDWRTGYNFQRFQAPVQPGSMDSEAGIFAMCFDQSGSRLITAEADKTIKIYKEDNEASEETHPVNWRPEILKRRKF; encoded by the exons atggaAGAAGTGCAGCGACACAGCGTACATACGCTAATATTTCGTTCATTAAAGCGCACACACGACATGTTTGTATCAAATCAGAGCGCATTGcctgaaatcgacgaaaaact attAAATATTCGGAAATCCATTAAAGCAAAGGATACGTATGGTCTAGTTTTTGATCGTGTATCTAAAGTTGCAGAAGCAAAAAAATTAGCTGCTTCTGCACCTGGTGGCGCATTAGAGGGACCAGAACGTCCACTTGCCATCACAGATGGCAGCTTGGCTGGCGAACACAATAACGCCTTGGTAGCAACAACAGATAAAACTGCAACTGGTGGAATGGAACATGTAAATGGCAATACATCACTTGTGGCCGCATCAGGCGCGCGTACCGGTACAACGGGCAGTAATGTACAATTAATACCCAAAAAGGCACCTACTATTCCGAAACCTACATGGCATGCGCCATGGAAATTGTCACGAGTTATTTCTG GTCACTTGGGCTGGGTGCGCTGCATAGCTGTAGAACCTGGTAATGAGTGGTTTGCAACGGGTGCTGGTGATCGTGTTATAAAAATTTGGGATTTAGCCAGTGGTAAATTGAAACTCTCACTCACCGGCCATGTGAGTACCGTTCGCGGCTTAGCAGTAAGCGCTAAACATCCCTACCTCTTCAGTTGTGGTGAAGATCGTCAAGTAAAATGTTGGGATCTCGAATATAATAAGGTCATTCGACATTACCATGGTCACTTATCCGCTGTGTATTCCATGGCGCTGCATCCAACAATCGATGTTCTAGCCACTTGTGGTCGTGACTCCACAGCACGCATTTGGGATATGCGTACTAAAGCCAACATACACACACTAACCGGGCACACGAATACAGTCGCCAGTGTGGTTGCGCAAGCAACTAATCCGCAAATTATAACCGGCTCACATGATTCTACAGTACGTTTATGGGATTTGGCTGCTGGCAAAAGTGTTTGCACATTAACGAACCACAAGAAATCTGTGCGTAGTATCGTCTTACATCCAACGCTTTATATGTTTGCCTCGGCATCGCCAGACAATATCAAGCAATGGCGCTGCCCTGAGGgtaattttgtgcaaaataTATCTGGTCACAATGCCATTGTTAATTGCATGGCTGTAAATGCGGATGGTGTGTTGGTTTCGGGTGGTGACAATGGTACAATGTTTTTCTGGGACTGGCGTACTGGCTACAATTTTCAACGTTTTCAGGCGCCTGTTCAGCCGGGCTCAATGGACAGTGAAGCCGGTATTTTTGCAATGTGCTTCGATCAGTCTGGTTCACGTTTAATCACGGCTGAGGCAGACAAAACGATAAAAATTTATAAGGAAGACAATGAGGCGAGCGAAGAGACACATCCGGTCAATTGGCGTCCGGAGATATTAAAacgtagaaaattttaa
- the LOC105224236 gene encoding LSM12 homolog A has protein sequence MAAVNDCFTIGSSVLCTTCFNEEVEGEVLAFDHNTKMLILKCRSKNSEQLNDVYVLNLSLCSNVKVIKECNGNFVEDPQKLNLEQIKIRLRNTVQQRQTYLKSRNADVSLEAQELYRTIAKQFKSNEVSWQGTNIQIFNEVTVSPPYRVENVISTSNNKSLCNYIKKMIEKFFEGSSQDNSSAAAGTSSASSSTSSSLSSSAPSASVGTSSSNAASASPVPAN, from the exons ATGGCTGCGGTAAATGATTGCTTCACGATTGGATCATCTGTGCTGTGCACGACCTGTTTCAACGAGGAAGTGGAAGGCGAAGTACTAGCATTTGATCACAAcacaaaaatgctaattttaa aatGTCGTTCGAAAAACTCAGAGCAACTAAATGATGTTTACGTGCTGAATTTGTCGCTATGCAGCAATGTAAAAGTGATCAAGGAGTGCAATGGCAACTTTGTTGAAGATCCACAAAAGCTGAACTTGGAACAG ATAAAAATTCGACTTCGCAATACAGTGCAGCAACGACAAACTTATCTTAAGTCAAGAAATGCGGATGTTAGTTTAGAAGCACAGGAATTGTACAGAACAATTGCAAAGCAGTTTAAG TCCAATGAAGTATCCTGGCAAggtaccaacatacaaatatttaacgaAGTCACTGTTTCTCCACCGTATAGAGTGGAAAATGTCATTTCAACTTCAAACAACAAGTCTTTATGCAATTACATAAAGAAAATG ATTGAGAAATTTTTCGAGGGTTCCTCCCAAGATAATAGCTCAGCTGCTGCGGGTACATCTTCAGCTTCTTCGTCCACATCGTCGTCGTTGTCATCATCAGCACCTTCGGCCTCAGTAGGTACATCGTCGAGTAATGCGGCATCAGCTTCACCTGTGCCAGCCAATTAA
- the LOC105224247 gene encoding uncharacterized protein LOC105224247, whose translation MPSLIRTVLSMVLLLLLQNSYGSVRAINHWILQDDGRITQKVDSPFLLREPHNLVTFLDQIQHNDYVEQSYLKLRRQRELIAEHLRYSKQFSEDLVLQAERLQPHLGAQTQPMQNLINSLEALTKQTAKMYSYLEFVKDELKEFRKLKTQITQHHEKLIQQQVPLASRQLDEKVNNEDLLKRGQYCSTRTLSKTEDPVLFCDFYSDMQMRLDGKDVDPETLERDWQLTSESVLNQVTNLNVQQRMNLEQIKAMRAKKAAAVASAKSKKVTPVSSATGDIPDAKSNDT comes from the exons ATGCCTTCATTGATAAGAACGGTTCTTTCCATGGTGTTACTTTTGCTATTACAAAATTCATACGGATCGGTACGAGCTATTAACCATTGGATCCTCCAAGATGATGGACGCATTACACAAAAAGTAGACTCTCCATTTTTGCTGCGTGAACCACATAATCTTGTAACATTTCTGGATCAAATACAACATAATGACTACGTGGAGCAGTCTTATCTAAAATTGAGACGACAACGCGAATTAATTGCAGAGCATTTACGCTATTCCAAACAATTCAGTGAGGACTTGGTTTTGCAGGCGGAACGCTTGCAGCCGCATTTAGGCGCACAAACACAACCAATGCAAAATTTGATCAACTCATTAGAAGCGCTTACTAAGCAAACGGCGAAAATGTACAG ctacttGGAGTTCGTCAAAGATGAATTGAAAGAGTTTAGGAAGCTGAAAACACAAATTACCCAACATCATGAAAAATTGATACAACAGCag GTGCCTCTTGCCTCACGTCAATTAGATGAAAAGGTGAATAATGAGGATCTACTAAAACGAGGCCAATACTGTAGTACTCGAACTTTGTCGAAAACAGAAGATCCAgttttattttgtgatttttactCCGATATGCAAATGCGTTTAGATGGAAAGGATGTAGACCCTGAAACATTAGAGCGTGATTGGCAGCTGACAAGTGAATCTGTGTTAAATCAAGTGACTAATTTAAATGTGCAACAACGCATGAATTTGGAACAAATAAAAGCTATGCGAGCTAAGAAAGCGGCTGCCGTGGCTAGTGCCAAAAGTAAGAAAGTGACGCCGGTTTCGTCAGCAACAGGCGATATTCCCGATGCTAAAAGTAATGATACATAA
- the LOC105224243 gene encoding rhythmically expressed gene 2 protein — MNRHVQFVKNLNRFRLVTFDITDTLLRFRKPPGVQYANTAASMGVKNLDPNKIQNLFREEFKNMTKRYPIYGRNSNEITWQNWWMLLVDNIFKRVDDKLSQTQIRSISERLFEQYRSNECYVHIEGNVELLKMIRDVTKYVGVISNSDPGLERVLSSMNIRHKFDFVYTSYDLGVEKPHCGAFLKPLEKYNVHASEALHIGNLYEKDYIGARNAGWSSLLITKSVDETQKANPTHVYSSLREMHNALQTIDIEW; from the coding sequence ATGAATCGTCATGTTCAGTTTGTTAAGAACTTGAATCGTTTTCGCCTAGTAACATTTGACATCACTGATACATTGTTGAGGTTTCGCAAACCTCCAGGTGTGCAATATGCGAATACTGCGGCATCAATGGGCGTAAAAAACCTTGAtccaaacaaaatacaaaatttatttcgcGAAGAATTTAAAAACATGACCAAGAGATATCCCATTTACGGCCGAAATTCGAATGAAATAACTTGGCAGAACTGGTGGATGCTACTGGTGGACAACATCTTTAAGCGTGTAGACGACAAATTATCGCAAACACAAATACGCAGTATTAGCGAACGCCTTTTCGAACAGTATCGCTCCAATGAGTGCTATGTGCATATTGAGGGCAATgtagaattattaaaaatgataCGTGATGTTACTAAATATGTTGGTGTCATCTCTAATAGTGATCCCGGCTTGGAACGTGTGCTCTCAAGTATGAATATAAGGCATAAATTTGACTTCGTGTACACCTCATATGATCTGGGTGTTGAGAAACCGCATTGTGGTGCATTTCTGAAACCTTTAGAGAAGTATAATGTGCATGCTTCTGAGGCATTGCATATTGGAAATCTTTACGAAAAGGATTATATAGGTGCCCGCAATGCTGGCTGGAGCAGTTTACTCATTACAAAGTCGGTTGATGAGACTCAGAAGGCTAATCCCACACACGTGTATTCTAGTTTAAGAGAAATGCATAATGCTTTGCAAACGATTGATATCGAGTGGTAA
- the LOC105224242 gene encoding INO80 complex subunit C, giving the protein MSEEPPKIRFKNPQYSYIEPGGKKHVFKSLKQILAVEKTQQWPEGTMSYTSFNAPPSLRPPKKYSDISGLIAPYTDPHSKLRYANSEEYTVVKTLPSDIVAGYLALRGASSIVG; this is encoded by the exons atgtctgaAGAACCTCCAAAAATTCGTTTTAAAAATCCACAGTACAGCTATATTGAACCTGGTGGCAAAAAGCACGTCTTTAAATCACTGAAACAAATACTGGCGGTAGAGAAAACGCAACAGTGGCCAGAAGGCACAATGTCGT ACACCTCCTTTAATGCGCCACCCTCTTTGCGACCACCCAAAAAATATTCTGACATATCAGGTCTGATTGCGCCGTACACTGATCCTCACTCTAAGTTGCGTTATGCCAATTCTGAAGAATATACGGTGGTGAAGACTTTGCCTTCCGATATTGTCGCAGGTTATTTGGCATTACGTGGTGCTAGTAGTATTGTTGGCTAA